Proteins encoded together in one Salmo salar chromosome ssa08, Ssal_v3.1, whole genome shotgun sequence window:
- the LOC106610269 gene encoding forkhead box protein E1, with translation MPVVKVEKDTPSEISLPAPNPPHTITTVSGEPSRGRRRKRPLQRGKPPYSYIALISMAIANSPNHKLTLGGIYKFITERFPFYQDNSKKWQNSIRHNLTLNDCFIKIPREPGRPGKGNYWALDPNAEDMFESGSFLRRRKRFKRCDFTTYTSFVHESPVFSPVQIARSTYSSSVYGSNMAVSTPYGQHGQLPSAYYPSSSPPGFGPHCQSHSRMFSINTIIGHSSGCQGPEMMQQPSRSFSPEGGPAGGPSHCNLGAPAFQAQSCGGAMLSRSSAHVGFPYSGPNGHHHHPHHHPPQGSYSQGHSQGYGGSGSLHSHSSPHMAGDAVEHYGRVSPGQLGSLVQYNGAGTTSTGAYLRHPTYSGNMDRFVSAI, from the coding sequence ATGCCGGTGGTCAAAGTGGAGAAAGACACTCCTTCTGAGATCTCCCTGCCTGCTCCCAACCCCCCTCATACCATCACAACAGTGTCGGGTGAACCGTCAAGGGGCCGCCGCAGGAAGAGACCCCTCCAGCGAGGGAAGCCCCCCTACAGCTACATCGCCCTCATCTCCATGGCGATAGCCAACTCGCCCAACCATAAGCTGACCCTGGGCGGCATCTACAAGTTCATCACGGAGCGGTTCCCCTTCTACCAAGACAACTCCAAGAAGTGGCAGAACTCCATCCGCCACAACCTGACCCTCAACGACTGCTTCATCAAGATCCCTAGGGAGCCAGGGAGGCCCGGGAAGGGTAACTACTGGGCCCTGGACCCCAACGCAGAAGACATGTTCGAGAGCGGCAGCTTCCTCCGGCGCAGGAAGAGGTTCAAGCGCTGTGACTTTACGACCTACACGTCATTTGTACATGAGTCCCCCGTCTTCTCGCCTGTCCAGATCGCTCGCTCGACCTACTCCAGCTCCGTGTACGGCTCCAATATGGCGGTGAGTACCCCGTACGGCCAGCATGGTCAGCTACCCTCTGCCTACTACCCATCATCCTCGCCCCCTGGGTTCGGTCCTCACTGCCAGTCTCACTCCCGCATGTTCAGCATCAACACAATCATAGGGCACTCCTCCGGGTGTCAGGGGCCCGAGATGATGCAGCAGCCCAGCAGGAGCTTCAGTCCAGAGGGAGGCCCCGCTGGGGGCCCCAGCCACTGTAACCTTGGTGCCCCAGCCTTCCAGGCCCAGTCATGTGGAGGGGCCATGCTGTCCCGCTCCTCGGCCCATGTGGGGTTTCCCTACTCGGGCCCCAacggacaccaccaccacccacaccaccacccacctCAGGGCTCCTACAGCCAGGGACACAGCCAGGGGTATGGAGGGTCAGGGAGTCTCCACTCCCACTCCTCACCCCACATGGCTGGAGATGCTGTGGAGCATTATGGGCGAGTGTCCCCGGGACAGTTGGGCTCGTTGGTCCAGTATAATGGTGCAGGTACCACCAGCACTGGAGCCTACCTAAGACACCCCACGTACTCGGGGAACATGGATAGGTTCGTGTCTGCCATCTGA